A region of the Pedococcus aerophilus genome:
GGTGCAGGAGACGACGGGGCACCTCCTTGGTGCCGGGCAGGATGAACGTGTAGCTGCCGGGTGTCGCCGCCTTGATGGCCCGGAACACCGAGTTGTCGATGTGCACGAGCTGCCCGAGCTGCGCGAAGTCGGCGCACACCAGCGTGAAGTGGTGCTTGTCGTTCAGGTGCCGGATCCGGACGATGCGGTCCTTGCCCTCCTGGTTGCCCAGCGCGCACCCGAGCGCGTACCCCGAGTCGGTCGGGTAGGCCACCAACCCACCGTCGCGGATCAGCTGCACCGCCTGCGTGATCGCCCGGGGTTGGGGGTCCACCGGGTGCACGTCCAGATACCTCGCCATGCGTTGACTGTATGCCGCGCGGCCCGGACCGCGCGGCATACCCCGTCCTCGCAGCCCGGTAGGTTGGCCCGGTGCGCGCACTCGTGAAGACCACTGCCGGTCCGGGGCTGGAGCTCATGGACGTCCCCGAGCCCGTCACCGGCCCCACCGACGTGAAGATCCGGGTGCTGCGGGCGGGCCTGTGCGGCACCGACCTGCACCTCGAGCAGTGGGACGACTGGGCCGCGTCGACCGTGGCCCCGCCCATGACGATCGGCCACGAGTTCTACGGCGAGGTCGTCGAGGTCGGTGAGGACGTCACCAACATCCGCGTGGGCCAGCGGGCGTCCGGTGAGGGACACATCGTGTGCGGCACCTGTCGCAACTGCCGTGCAGGTCGCCGCCACATGTGCATCCACACCAAGGGGATCGGCGTGAACCGCGACGGGGCGTTCGCCGACTTCGTCGTCATCCCCGCCACCAACGTCTGGGTGCAGCCCGACGACCTCGACCCCGACCTGGCCGCCGTCTTCGACCCCCTGGGCAACGCCACCCACACCGCCCTGTCCTTCCCCATGGCCGGCGAGGACGTCGTCATCACCGGCGCCGGGCCGATCGGGGTCATGGCCGCGGCCCTGGCGCGCCACGTCGGCGCCCGCCACGTGGTCGTCACCGACATCAGCGACTACCGCCTCGAGCTGGCGAAGAACGCCGGGGCCGACCTCGTCGTCAACGCCGCGACCTCGAACCTGCGCGCGGCGATGGACGAGCTGGGCATGAAGGAGGGCTTCGACGTGGGCCTGGAGATGTCGGGGGTGCCGAGCGCCGTCGAGGACATGCTCGCCCACATGAACCACGGTGGCCGCGTCGCGATGCTGGGCCTGCCCAAGGACCGGTTCGCCATCGACTGGGGCCGAGTCATCACCCACATGATCACCATCAAGGGGATCTACGGCCGCGAGATGTACGACACCTGGTACGCGATGAGCTCGATGCTCGGCGCCTCTCCCCTCCTCCAGGAGCGCATCTCCTCGGTCATCACCCACCGCTTCCCCGCGGAGCAGTGGCAGGACGCGTTCGCCGCGGCCCGGTCGGGTCAGTGCGGCAAAGTCATCATGGATTGGAGCTGACCGATGTACGGCACCGTCAAGGACGAGCTGGCCACCACCCTGCGCGAGATCGAGGACGCCGGGCTCTACAAGCGTGAGCGCGAGCTGACCTCACCGCAGTCGGCCCACATCACCACGGCCAAGGCCGGCGCGCTCAACTTCTGCGCCAACAACTACCTCGGTCTCGCGGACCACCCCGACGTCGAGGCCGCTGCGGCAAAGGCGTTGCAGGACTGGGGATTCGGCATGGCGAGCGTGCGCTTCATCTGTGGGACGCAGGAGCTGCACAAGCAGCTCGAGCGAGCCATCTCCGACTTCCTGCAGACCGAGGACACGATCCTCTACTCGTCGTGCTTCGACGCGAACGGCGGTGTCTTCGAGGTCTTGTTCGGCGCCGAGGACGCCATCATCAGCGACGAGCTCAACCACGCCTCGATCATCGACGGCATCCGGCTCTCGAAGGCCAAGCGCTTCCGCTACAAGAACGCCGACATGACCGACCTGCGCGCACAGCTCGAGGCCGCGGCAGCTGCCGGGGCGCGCCGCACCGTCGTCGTCACAGACGGCGTCTTCTCGATGGACGGGTTCCTCGCGCCGCTGGACCAGATCTGCGACCTGGCCGACGAGTTCGGCGCGATGGTGCTCGTCGACGACAGCCACGCCGTGGGCTTCGTCGGGGACGGTGGTCGCGGCACCCCGGAGCGGTTCGGCGTCATGGACCGGGTCGACATCATCACCGGGACGCTGGGCAAGGCCCTCGGCGGTGCGTCCGGCGGCTACGTCGCTGCGCACCAGGAGATCGTCGACCTGCTGCGCCAGCGGTCCCGGCCCTACCTGTTCTCGAACGCCGTCGCCCCGAGCGTGGCCGCCGGCTCCCTCAAGGCCCTGCAGATCGCTGCCGAGTCCGCCGAGGCGCGGGCGCAGCTCACGCGCAACACCGAGCTGTTCCGTTCGCTGATGACCCAGGCGGGGTTCGACCTGCTCCCGGGCGAGCACCCGATCACCCCGGTGATGTTCCCGGGCGAGGACGGTGCACGAAAGGCGGCCCAGATCGCCGAGGCCATGCTCGACGAGGGCGTCTACGTCATCGCCTTCTCCTATCCCGTCGTCCCTGCCGGCAAGGCACGCATCCGCGTGCAGCTGTCGGCCGGGCACTCCGAGGAGGACGTCAGGGCCTGCGTCGCCGCGTTCGTCGCCGCGAGGGACAAGGTCGCCTGAGGCGGACCGCCGCTCGCGGCACCGCCCGTTCCCGGGCGCTGCGGCCGGCTACGCCTCGGCGACACCGCTGTCGATGGGGCTCCCTAGCACCACGGTGCGGCTGACGGTGCACAACCGGTCGTGCGACATCGCGATGGCCTTCGGCAGCATCTCGCGGGCCTTGTCGCCCGCCTCCCCCTCGGGGAAGGTCACCGAGAAGCGGACCTGCAGCCCGTCCATGTGGTTGCCGTCGTCGTCACGCACCTTGTCCCCCGATGCCTCCACGACGAACGACTCGGGCTCCGCGCGCTTCACCGTGATGAAGTCGACGTCGACCGCGCTGCACCCGGCGATCGCGGTGAGGAGCAGCTCGACCGGCGTGAAGTCGGCGCTGTCCCCTCCCCCGATGCGCATCGTGCCGCCGCGGACGTTCGTCACCTCGAAGACACCCTTCTCGACCCGCTCCATGCTGATCGAGCGGTGCCCCAGTCCGGTGCCGCCGGTCTCCTGCGCCATCACGTACCCCATTTCTGCGCCAGTGCGCGCACGACGGTCATGTTGCGAGCCGTCCCCGGCACACCGAGGACCTTCTCGATCCGGGGTCCGGTGAGCTTGGCCGTGTGGAACGCCAGCGCGAACTCCAGGAGGACATCCTTACCCATCACGAGGGCCCGTTCCCCCGGGGTGT
Encoded here:
- a CDS encoding L-threonylcarbamoyladenylate synthase, with amino-acid sequence MARYLDVHPVDPQPRAITQAVQLIRDGGLVAYPTDSGYALGCALGNQEGKDRIVRIRHLNDKHHFTLVCADFAQLGQLVHIDNSVFRAIKAATPGSYTFILPGTKEVPRRLLHPKKKTVGVRIPDNRLVQALLAELGEPMLSSTLILPDETDPMTEGWLVKEELDHQVDAVIDTGECGTEPTTVVDFSDGAPEVVRVGAGDPSPFE
- the tdh gene encoding L-threonine 3-dehydrogenase, whose amino-acid sequence is MRALVKTTAGPGLELMDVPEPVTGPTDVKIRVLRAGLCGTDLHLEQWDDWAASTVAPPMTIGHEFYGEVVEVGEDVTNIRVGQRASGEGHIVCGTCRNCRAGRRHMCIHTKGIGVNRDGAFADFVVIPATNVWVQPDDLDPDLAAVFDPLGNATHTALSFPMAGEDVVITGAGPIGVMAAALARHVGARHVVVTDISDYRLELAKNAGADLVVNAATSNLRAAMDELGMKEGFDVGLEMSGVPSAVEDMLAHMNHGGRVAMLGLPKDRFAIDWGRVITHMITIKGIYGREMYDTWYAMSSMLGASPLLQERISSVITHRFPAEQWQDAFAAARSGQCGKVIMDWS
- a CDS encoding glycine C-acetyltransferase translates to MYGTVKDELATTLREIEDAGLYKRERELTSPQSAHITTAKAGALNFCANNYLGLADHPDVEAAAAKALQDWGFGMASVRFICGTQELHKQLERAISDFLQTEDTILYSSCFDANGGVFEVLFGAEDAIISDELNHASIIDGIRLSKAKRFRYKNADMTDLRAQLEAAAAAGARRTVVVTDGVFSMDGFLAPLDQICDLADEFGAMVLVDDSHAVGFVGDGGRGTPERFGVMDRVDIITGTLGKALGGASGGYVAAHQEIVDLLRQRSRPYLFSNAVAPSVAAGSLKALQIAAESAEARAQLTRNTELFRSLMTQAGFDLLPGEHPITPVMFPGEDGARKAAQIAEAMLDEGVYVIAFSYPVVPAGKARIRVQLSAGHSEEDVRACVAAFVAARDKVA
- a CDS encoding OsmC family protein — protein: MAQETGGTGLGHRSISMERVEKGVFEVTNVRGGTMRIGGGDSADFTPVELLLTAIAGCSAVDVDFITVKRAEPESFVVEASGDKVRDDDGNHMDGLQVRFSVTFPEGEAGDKAREMLPKAIAMSHDRLCTVSRTVVLGSPIDSGVAEA